Proteins from one Mycobacterium sp. HUMS_12744610 genomic window:
- the dapF gene encoding diaminopimelate epimerase yields the protein MIFAKGHGTENDFVLLPDVDAALTLTPTGVAALCDRRRGVGADGVLRITTAGAALAAGVLGRLPDGVATDDWYMDYRNADGSIAEMCGNGVRVFAHYLRAGGLESRDEFVVGSLAGARLVTLHHADAARADVSVDMGKVNRIGTGEAVVGGRRFAGLAVDVGNPHLACVDRRLSADGLAALDVAAPVGFDHAQFPQGVNVEVLTAPVGGLVWMRVHERGVGETRSCGTGTVAAAVAALADAGADTGTLTVRVPGGDVTVTVTDATSHLRGPSVLVARGEVGGEWWSAQQC from the coding sequence ATGATCTTCGCCAAGGGCCACGGCACCGAGAACGACTTCGTGCTGCTGCCCGACGTGGATGCTGCGCTGACGCTGACCCCTACCGGGGTGGCCGCGTTGTGCGACCGGCGCCGCGGGGTGGGCGCCGACGGGGTGCTGCGGATCACCACCGCCGGCGCCGCGCTGGCGGCCGGTGTTCTGGGGCGGCTACCCGACGGTGTCGCCACCGACGACTGGTACATGGACTACCGCAACGCCGATGGGTCGATCGCCGAGATGTGCGGCAACGGGGTGCGGGTGTTCGCCCACTACCTGCGGGCCGGCGGCTTGGAATCCCGCGACGAGTTCGTTGTCGGGTCGCTGGCCGGCGCCCGCCTGGTCACGTTGCACCATGCGGATGCGGCCCGGGCCGACGTCAGCGTCGACATGGGCAAAGTCAATCGGATCGGCACCGGGGAGGCCGTCGTCGGCGGTCGGCGGTTCGCCGGGTTGGCGGTCGACGTCGGCAACCCGCATCTGGCCTGCGTGGATCGGCGGCTGAGCGCCGACGGACTGGCGGCCCTCGACGTGGCCGCGCCGGTCGGCTTCGACCACGCCCAGTTCCCGCAGGGCGTCAACGTCGAGGTGCTCACCGCCCCGGTGGGTGGGCTGGTGTGGATGCGGGTACATGAGCGTGGTGTGGGGGAAACCCGGTCGTGCGGCACCGGGACGGTCGCCGCCGCGGTTGCCGCGCTGGCCGATGCCGGCGCCGACACCGGGACCCTCACCGTGCGGGTACCGGGCGGTGACGTCACCGTCACGGTCACCGACGCCACCAGCCACCTGCGCGGGCCGTCGGTCTTGGTCGCCCGCGGCGAAGTCGGCGGGGAATGGTGGAGCGCGCAGCAGTGTTAA
- a CDS encoding acyl-CoA dehydrogenase family protein codes for MSSASSAIKYERTLFEPEHELFRESYRAFLERHVAPHHEEWEKAKIVDRGVWLEAGKQGFLGMAVPEEYGGGGNPDFRYNTIITEETAAGRFNGIGFGLHNDIVAPYLLALGTEEQKQRWLPKFCSGELITAIAMTEPGTGSDLQGIKTRAVKQGDHYVLNGSKTFITNGINSDLVIVVAQTDPDKGAQGFSLLVVERGMEGFERGRHLDKIGLDAQDTAELSFTDVKVPAENLLGEEGMGFIYLMQNLPQERISIAVMAAAAMEQVLEQTLQYTKERKAFGKPIGSFQNSRFVLAELATEATVVRMMVDEFLRLHLDKKLTAEQAAMAKWYATEKQVHLIDRCLQLHGGYGYMREYPVARAYLDARVQTIYGGTTEIMKEIIGRGLGV; via the coding sequence GTGAGTTCAGCGAGTAGCGCCATCAAATACGAACGCACGCTGTTCGAGCCCGAGCACGAATTGTTCCGCGAGTCCTACCGGGCGTTTCTCGAGCGCCACGTCGCGCCCCACCACGAGGAGTGGGAGAAGGCCAAGATTGTCGACCGCGGGGTCTGGCTCGAGGCCGGCAAGCAGGGCTTTCTGGGGATGGCGGTGCCCGAGGAGTACGGCGGTGGCGGCAACCCCGACTTTCGCTACAACACCATCATCACCGAGGAGACCGCCGCCGGGCGCTTCAACGGGATCGGCTTCGGGCTGCACAACGACATCGTCGCGCCCTACCTGCTGGCGCTGGGCACCGAGGAGCAGAAGCAGCGCTGGCTGCCCAAGTTCTGCAGCGGGGAACTGATCACCGCGATCGCGATGACCGAGCCGGGCACCGGCAGCGACCTGCAGGGCATCAAGACCCGCGCGGTCAAGCAGGGTGACCACTACGTGCTCAACGGGTCAAAGACGTTCATCACCAACGGGATCAACTCCGACCTGGTGATCGTCGTCGCGCAGACGGATCCGGACAAAGGCGCGCAAGGCTTTTCGCTGCTCGTGGTGGAGCGCGGCATGGAGGGCTTCGAACGGGGTCGCCACCTGGACAAGATCGGCCTGGACGCGCAGGACACGGCCGAGCTGTCGTTCACCGACGTCAAGGTGCCGGCCGAGAACCTGCTCGGCGAGGAGGGCATGGGCTTCATCTATCTCATGCAGAACCTGCCGCAGGAACGCATCTCGATCGCCGTGATGGCGGCCGCGGCGATGGAACAGGTACTCGAACAGACGCTGCAATACACCAAGGAGCGGAAGGCTTTCGGCAAGCCGATCGGCAGTTTCCAGAACAGTCGATTCGTCCTGGCCGAGCTGGCGACCGAGGCGACCGTGGTGCGCATGATGGTCGACGAGTTCCTGCGGCTGCACCTGGACAAGAAGCTCACGGCCGAACAGGCCGCAATGGCCAAGTGGTATGCCACCGAGAAGCAGGTGCATCTGATCGACCGCTGCCTGCAATTGCACGGCGGCTACGGCTACATGCGCGAATACCCCGTTGCGCGAGCCTATCTCGATGCCCGGGTGCAGACCATCTACGGTGGCACCACCGAGATCATGAAGGAGATCATCGGTCGCGGGCTCGGGGTTTAG
- the hflX gene encoding GTPase HflX, with protein sequence MTQPEFPHQDPSVGELALEDRSALRRVAGLSTELADVSEVEYRRLRLERVVLVGVWTEGSAAENQASMAELAALAETAGSQVLEGLIQRRDKPDPATYIGSGKAAELRAVVLATGADTVICDGELSPAQLTALEKAVKVKVIDRTALILDIFAQHATSREGKAQVSLAQMEYMLPRLRGWGESMSRQAGGRAGGSGGGVGLRGPGETKIETDRRRIRERMARLRREIKDMKQVRDTQRSRRLHSDMPSIAIVGYTNAGKSSLLNALTGAGVLVQDALFATLEPTTRRAELPDGRPFVLTDTVGFVRHLPTQLIEAFRSTLEEVVDADLLVHVVDGSDATALAQIDAVRQVISEVIADHDGNPPPELLVVNKVDAASDLALAKLRHALPGAVFVSARTGDGIDALRRRMAELVAPTDTAVDVVIPYHRGDLVSRLYSDGRVQHEEHNGDGTRIKARVPVALAASLREFAAR encoded by the coding sequence ATGACACAACCCGAATTTCCTCATCAGGACCCCAGCGTCGGCGAACTCGCCCTCGAAGACCGGTCGGCGCTGCGCCGGGTCGCCGGGCTGTCGACCGAGCTGGCCGACGTCTCCGAGGTCGAATATCGCCGGCTGCGACTGGAACGGGTGGTGCTGGTCGGCGTGTGGACCGAAGGCAGCGCCGCCGAAAACCAGGCGAGCATGGCCGAACTGGCGGCGCTGGCCGAAACCGCCGGCTCCCAGGTGCTCGAAGGGCTCATCCAGCGCCGCGACAAGCCCGACCCGGCGACCTACATCGGCTCCGGCAAGGCGGCCGAGTTGCGCGCGGTGGTCCTGGCGACCGGCGCCGACACCGTCATCTGTGACGGGGAGTTGTCCCCGGCGCAGCTGACCGCGCTGGAAAAGGCCGTGAAAGTCAAGGTCATCGACCGCACCGCGCTGATCCTCGACATCTTCGCCCAGCACGCCACCAGCCGGGAGGGCAAGGCGCAGGTGTCGCTGGCCCAGATGGAGTACATGCTGCCGCGGCTGCGCGGCTGGGGTGAGTCGATGTCGCGGCAGGCCGGTGGCCGCGCCGGCGGCAGCGGGGGCGGTGTGGGTCTGCGCGGTCCCGGTGAGACCAAGATCGAGACCGACCGCCGCCGCATCCGCGAACGCATGGCCCGGCTGCGCCGCGAGATCAAGGACATGAAGCAGGTCCGCGACACCCAGCGCAGCCGGCGCCTGCACAGCGACATGCCCTCGATCGCCATCGTCGGGTACACCAACGCGGGCAAGTCCAGCCTGCTCAACGCGCTCACCGGGGCGGGCGTGCTGGTGCAGGACGCCCTGTTCGCCACCCTGGAACCCACCACCCGGCGCGCGGAACTGCCCGACGGCCGGCCGTTCGTGCTCACCGACACCGTGGGCTTCGTCCGGCACCTGCCGACCCAGCTGATCGAGGCGTTCCGCTCCACGCTGGAGGAGGTCGTCGACGCCGACCTGCTGGTGCACGTCGTCGACGGCTCCGACGCCACCGCGCTGGCCCAGATCGACGCGGTCCGCCAGGTGATCTCCGAAGTGATCGCCGACCACGACGGAAATCCGCCGCCGGAGTTGCTGGTGGTCAACAAGGTCGACGCCGCCAGCGACCTGGCCCTGGCCAAACTCCGGCACGCCCTGCCCGGCGCGGTGTTCGTGTCCGCGCGCACCGGTGACGGCATCGACGCGCTGCGGCGGCGGATGGCCGAGCTTGTCGCGCCCACCGACACCGCCGTGGACGTGGTGATTCCCTACCACCGCGGTGACCTGGTGTCGCGACTGTATTCCGACGGCCGGGTTCAGCACGAGGAGCACAACGGCGACGGCACCCGGATCAAGGCGAGGGTTCCGGTGGCGCTGGCCGCCAGCCTGCGGGAATTCGCCGCCCGGTAA